A window of the Elusimicrobiaceae bacterium genome harbors these coding sequences:
- a CDS encoding pilin, protein MSKKAFTLIELLIVVLIIGVLSAIAIPMYQGAVDKSHWSTMLPGAKAIKDAEEAIKMTNGAYTDNMANLDVTMNNADLTFALVTPNNTADPNVIRVTNSKLPNVRLASYLDDNPKFAGQLHCEALAGDERANRLCEKLLLGQYLKNTDDGYTRYLLDQSVDKATCGAATGSWSSSKTKCYKDDQTRCDALNMDYLGNGQCGFENVGTNKIVGEEGVAVCNAIDSCRSATFDGGFCIANAGYSCRASTFKNGAICYANAGAFACGSFDPFNTDVRSTYDDTSCCCGNNCPSYAPSCASRGITCDPQYMK, encoded by the coding sequence ATGTCAAAGAAAGCCTTTACTTTAATAGAACTATTAATTGTAGTTCTCATTATCGGAGTGTTAAGTGCTATTGCTATCCCCATGTATCAAGGGGCAGTAGATAAGAGCCATTGGAGTACAATGCTCCCCGGAGCCAAAGCCATTAAAGACGCCGAAGAAGCCATTAAAATGACCAATGGCGCTTATACAGATAATATGGCTAATTTGGACGTTACCATGAATAATGCTGATTTAACCTTTGCCTTGGTAACGCCCAATAATACGGCAGATCCGAATGTCATCCGTGTTACGAACAGTAAGCTACCCAATGTACGGCTGGCCAGCTATTTAGATGATAACCCGAAATTTGCCGGACAACTACATTGTGAAGCACTTGCCGGAGACGAAAGAGCAAACCGACTTTGTGAGAAATTATTACTAGGACAATACTTAAAAAATACCGATGATGGATATACGAGATATTTGTTAGATCAATCCGTGGATAAAGCCACCTGTGGAGCGGCAACTGGTAGCTGGAGCAGTAGCAAAACAAAATGTTATAAAGACGATCAAACACGTTGTGATGCATTAAACATGGATTATTTGGGAAATGGACAATGCGGGTTTGAGAATGTAGGAACAAATAAAATTGTCGGGGAGGAAGGAGTCGCAGTATGTAATGCAATAGATTCCTGTCGTAGCGCGACTTTTGACGGAGGCTTTTGTATAGCGAATGCAGGATATAGTTGCCGGGCTTCTACTTTTAAAAACGGAGCTATTTGTTATGCCAATGCAGGTGCGTTCGCTTGTGGGTCATTTGATCCGTTTAATACAGATGTGCGTTCAACCTATGATGACACCTCATGTTGTTGTGGAAACAATTGTCCCAGTTATGCTCCCAGCTGTGCCTCACGCGGCATTACTTGTGACCCGCAATACATGAAATAA